The following coding sequences are from one Saccharomyces cerevisiae S288C chromosome X, complete sequence window:
- a CDS encoding uncharacterized protein (hypothetical protein; identified by fungal homology and RT-PCR; predicted to have a role in transcription based on computational 'guilt by association' analysis), with translation MLSLIFYLRFPSYIRG, from the coding sequence ATGCTATCGTTAATCTTTTACCTTCGTTTCCCATCTTATATAAGGGGATGA
- the DAL5 gene encoding allantoate permease (Allantoate permease; ureidosuccinate permease; also transports dipeptides, though with lower affinity than for allantoate and ureidosuccinate; expression is constitutive but sensitive to nitrogen catabolite repression) → MSADASTNSNASLDEKNLNITSEAEIKNEDVTAEPVLSTVLSPNGKIVYISDKVDEAMKLAEEAKEIEVTPEEDRKLRWKIDYCMFPLMCILYAVQFMDKISTSSAAVMGLRTDLKMHGDQYSWVTSAFYFGYLFMNLGPVQFIFQRTSHMSKMLAVFIVIWGMLLALHAAPTVKYPSFIVLRVLLGCAESVVTPCFTIITAQYWKTEEQFTRVSIWFGMNGLGSILINAIAYGVYIHQDSYAIKGWRTLFVITGVITIFIGILIFLWIPDDPSKARFLSKREKLMVVQRIRSNQQGFGNHEIKKYQIIEALKDVRTWLYFLFTVSSNIPNGGISSFMSILLNSDFGYSSKETLLMGLPTGAVELVGCPLFGILAVYAANKKIPFWKYKLSWAIFAAVLALIASCMLGFATNSKKARLAGAYLWYISPVSFICVLSNISANSSGYSKKWTVSSINLVAYAAANLAGPQTFIAKQAPKYHGAKVAMVVCYAVMIVLLSILLIVNLRENKRRDKIAAERGFPEETENLEFSDLTDFENPNFRYTL, encoded by the coding sequence atgTCAGCGGATGCTAGTACAAATTCGAATGCTTCCCTagacgaaaaaaatttaaacaTCACTTCAGAAGCTGAAATCAAGAATGAAGACGTAACCGCGGAGCCAGTTCTAAGCACGGTACTATCACCCAACGGTAAAATTGTCTACATCAGTGACAAGGTTGATGAGGCCATGAAGTTGGCTGAAGAAGCCAAAGAAATCGAAGTGACACCAGAAGAAGATAGAAAACTTCGTTGGAAGATCGACTATTGTATGTTTCCTTTGATGTGTATATTGTATGCTGTTCAATTTATGGACAAGATTTCCACTAGTTCAGCGGCGGTCATGGGATTAAGAACTGACTTGAAAATGCATGGTGACCAGTATTCATGGGTTACTTCCGCCTTTTATTTCGGCTATCTATTTATGAACCTAGGCCCGGTACAGTTCATTTTCCAAAGGACCAGTCACATGTCAAAAATGCTTGCGGTTTTTATTGTCATATGGGGAATGTTATTAGCTTTACATGCAGCTCCAACAGTTAAGTATCCTTCTTTCATTGTTTTGAGAGTACTTTTAGGTTGCGCAGAAAGTGTTGTCACACCTTGCTTTACCATTATCACTGCTCAATACTGGAAGACAGAGGAACAATTCACAAGAGTATCAATTTGGTTTGGTATGAACGGTCTTGGCTCCATCCTGATCAACGCAATTGCGTACGGTGTTTACATTCACCAGGATTCTTATGCTATTAAAGGCTGGAGAACCTTATTTGTCATTACTGGTGTGATAACAATCTTCATTGGTATCTTGATATTCCTGTGGATCCCTGACGATCCATCAAAAGCAAGGTTTTTATCTAAAAGAGAGAAATTAATGGTTGTCCAAAGAATTAGGTCTAACCAACAAGGGTTCGGTAATCACGAGATCAAAAAATACCAAATTATAGAGGCGTTGAAGGATGTTAGGACGTGGTTATATTTCCTCTTTACTGTGAGCTCTAATATTCCTAATGGTGGTATTTCAAGTTTTATGAGTATTCTATTGAATAGTGATTTTGGATATTCATCAAAGGAAACCCTATTAATGGGTTTACCTACAGGTGCTGTTGAATTGGTAGGTTGTCCACTTTTTGGTATTCTAGCAGTTTATGCAGCCAATAAGAAGATACcattttggaaatataAGTTGAGTTGGGCTATTTTTGCAGCTGTCTTAGCATTGATTGCTAGCTGCATGTTAGGGTTTGCAACAAACTCCAAAAAAGCAAGACTGGCTGGTGCTTACCTGTGGTACATCTCGCCCGTCTCATTTATTTGCGTACTTTCCAATATCAGTGCGAATTCCTCGGGATATAGTAAAAAATGGACTGTATCTTCAATAAACTTAGTAGCATATGCTGCAGCTAACTTGGCAGGACCACAAACCTTTATTGCTAAGCAGGCTCCTAAATATCATGGCGCTAAGGTCGCTATGGTCGTATGTTATGCTGTTATGATCGTGCTTCTATCTATACTGCTCATCGTCAATTTAAGGGAAAACAAGAGACGTGATAAGATAGCTGCCGAGAGAGGGTTCCCTGAAGAAACAGAGAATTTAGAGTTTTCTGATTTGactgattttgaaaatccAAATTTCAGATACACTTTATGA
- the PGU1 gene encoding endo-polygalacturonase (Endo-polygalacturonase; pectolytic enzyme that hydrolyzes the alpha-1,4-glycosidic bonds in the rhamnogalacturonan chains in pectins): protein MISANSLLISTLCAFAIATPLSKRDSCTLTGSSLSSLSTVKKCSSIVIKDLTVPAGQTLDLTGLSSGTTVTFEGTTTFQYKEWSGPLISISGSKISVVGASGHTIDGQGAKWWDGLGDSGKVKPKFVKLALTGTSKVTGLNIKNAPHQVFSINKCSDLTISDITIDIRDGDSAGGHNTDGFDVGSSSNVLIQGCTVYNQDDCIAVNSGSTIKFMNNYCYNGHGISVGSVGGRSDNTVNGFWAENNHVINSDNGLRIKTVEGATGTVTNVNFISNKISGIKSYGIVIEGDYLNSKTTGTATGGVPISNLVMKDITGSVNSTAKRVKILVKNATNWQWSGVSITGGSSYSGCSGIPSGSGASC from the coding sequence ATGATTTCTGCTAATTCATTACTTATTTCCACTTTGTGCGCTTTTGCGATCGCAACACCTTTGTCAAAAAGAGATTCCTGTACCCTAACAGGATCTTCTTTGTCTTCACTCTCAACCGTGAAAAAATGTAGCAGCATCGTTATTAAAGACTTAACTGTCCCAGCTGGACAGACTTTAGATTTAACTGGGTTAAGCAGTGGTACTACTGTTACGTTTGAAGGCACAACCACATTTCAGTACAAGGAATGGAGCGGCCCTTTAATTTCAATCTCAGGGTCTAAAATCAGCGTTGTTGGTGCTTCGGGACATACCATTGATGGTCAAGGAGCAAAATGGTGGGATGGCTTAGGTGATAGCGGTAAAGTCAAACCGAAGTTTGTAAAGTTGGCGTTGACGGGAACATCTAAGGTCACCGGATtgaatattaaaaatgcTCCACACCAAGTCTTCAGCATCAATAAATGTTCAGATTTAACCATCAGCGACATAACAATTGATATCAGAGACGGTGATTCGGCTGGTGGTCATAATACGGATGGGTTTGATGTTGGTAGTTCTAGTAACGTCTTAATTCAAGGATGTACTGTTTATAATCAGGATGACTGTATTGCTGTGAATTCCGGTTCAACTATTAAATTTATGAACAACTACTGCTACAATGGCCATGGTATTTCTGTAGGTTCTGTTGGTGGCCGTTCTGATAATACAGTCAATGGTTTCTGGGCTGAAAATAACCATGTTATCAACTCTGACAACGGGTTGAGAATAAAAACCGTAGAAGGTGCGACAGGCACAGTCACTAATGTCAACTTTATCAGTAATAAAATTAGCGGCATAAAAAGTTATGGTATTGTTATCGAAGGCGATTATTTGAATAGTAAGACTACTGGAACTGCTACAGGTGGCGTTCCCATTTCGAATTTAGTAATGAAGGATATCACCGGGAGCGTGAACTCCACAGCGAAGAGGGTTAAAATTTTGGTGAAAAACGCTACTAACTGGCAATGGTCTGGGGTGTCAATTACCGGTGGTTCTTCCTATTCTGGATGTTCTGGAATCCCATCTGGATCTGGTGCAAGCTGTTAA
- a CDS encoding uncharacterized protein (hypothetical protein; green fluorescent protein (GFP)-fusion protein localizes to the cytoplasm) has product MNTDSHNLSEPYNIGGQKYINMKKKEDLGVCQPGLTQKAFTVEDKFDYKAIIEKMEVYGLCVVKNFIETSRCDEILKEIEPHFYRYESWQGSPFPKETTVATRSVLHSSTVLKDVVCDRMFCDISKHFLNEENYFAAGKVINKCTSDIQLNSGIVYKVGAGASDQGYHREDIVHHTTHQACERFQYGTETMVGLGVAFTDMNKENGSTRMIVGSHLWGPHDSCGNFDKRMEFHVNVAKGDAVLFLGSLYHAASANRTSQDRVAGYFFMTKSYLKPEENLHLGTDLRVFKGLPLEALQLLGLGISEPFCGHIDYKSPGHLISSSLFENDIEKGYYGETIRVNYGSTQ; this is encoded by the coding sequence ATGAACACAGATTCACACAACCTTAGTGAGCCATACAATATAGGTGGCCAAAAATACAttaatatgaaaaaaaaggaagatcTTGGCGTATGCCAGCCTGGCTTAACGCAAAAGGCATTCACAGTCGAAGACAAGTTCGATTACAAAgcaattattgaaaaaatggaagtATACGGACTTTGCGTGGTCAAGAATTTTATAGAGACCTCCAGATGTGATGAAATATTGAAAGAAATCGAACCGCATTTTTATAGATACGAATCATGGCAAGGCTCACCGTTTCCTAAGGAAACTACTGTGGCAACGAGATCGGTTTTACACTCATCTACAGTCTTAAAGGATGTGGTATGCGACCGTATGTTTTGTGATATCtcaaaacattttttgaatgaagAAAACTACTTTGCGGCGGGAAAGGTGATTAATAAATGCACTAGTGATATTCAACTGAACTCCGGTATAGTCTACAAGGTTGGCGCTGGTGCAAGTGACCAGGGCTACCACCGAGAAGATATTGTTCATCATACGACCCATCAAGCATGTGAACGTTTCCAGTATGGAACCGAAACCATGGTAGGGTTAGGTGTAGCTTTTACAGATatgaataaagaaaatggctCTACGCGAATGATAGTCGGTTCACATTTGTGGGGTCCGCACGATTCCTGTGGGAACTTTGACAAGAGGATGGAATTTCACGTTAATGTTGCAAAGGGAGACGCAGTTCTATTCTTAGGGAGCCTCTACCATGCAGCCAGTGCAAATCGTACGTCACAAGACAGAGTTGCtggatatttttttatgacAAAGAGCTACTTGAAACCAGAGGAAAATCTTCACTTAGGGACTGATTTGCGAGTGTTTAAGGGTTTACCATTGGAAGCCTTGCAACTGTTGGGGCTCGGAATTAGTGAGCCATTTTGTGGTCACATAGATTATAAGAGTCCAGGACATCTTATCAGTTCTAGtttgtttgaaaatgatatcGAAAAGGGGTACTATGGAGAGACAATAAGGGTGAATTATGGGTCCACGCAATAA
- the AAD10 gene encoding putative aryl-alcohol dehydrogenase (Putative aryl-alcohol dehydrogenase; similar to P. chrysosporium aryl-alcohol dehydrogenase; mutational analysis has not yet revealed a physiological role; members of the AAD gene family comprise three pairs (AAD3 + AAD15, AAD6/AAD16 + AAD4, AAD10 + AAD14) whose two genes are more related to one another than to other members of the family), with translation MASRKLRDQIVIATKFTTDYKGYDVGKGKSANFCGNHKRSLHVSVRDSLRKLQTDWIDILYVHWWDYMSSIEEVMDSLHILVQQGKVLYLGVSDTPAWVVSAANYYATSHGKTPFSIYQGKWNVLNRDFERDIIPMARHFGMALAPWDVMGGGRFQSKKAVEERKKKGEGLRTFFGTSEQTDMEVKISEALLKVAEEHGTESVTAIAIAYVRSKAKHVFPLVGGRKIEHLKQNIEALSIKLTPEQIKYLESIVPFDVGFPTNFIGDDPAVTKKPSFLTEMSAKISFED, from the coding sequence ATGGCATCAAGAAAACTGCGTGACCAGATTGTAATTGCCACTAAATTTACCACGGATTATAAGGGGTATGATGTAGGCAAGGGGAAGAGTGCCAATTTCTGTGGGAATCACAAGCGCAGTTTGCATGTAAGTGTGAGAGATTCCCTTCGTAAGTTGCAAACTGATTGGATTGATATTCTTTACGTTCACTGGTGGGATTATATGAGCTCCATTGAGGAAGTTATGGATAGTTTGCACATTCTTGTGCAGCAGGGCAAAGTACTCTATCTAGGTGTGTCTGATACTCCTGCCTGGGTTGTTTCTGCAGCAAATTACTACGCCACATCTCATGGTAAAACTCCCTTTAGTATCTATCAAGGTAAATGGAATGTATTGAACAGGGACTTTGAACGTGATATCATTCCAATGGCTAGGCATTTTGGTATGGCTCTTGCTCCATGGGATGTTATGGGAGGCGGGAGATTTCAGAGTAAAAAGGCAGTGGAAGAGcggaagaagaaaggaGAAGGCTTGCGTACCTTTTTTGGTACTTCGGAACAGACGGATATGGAGGTTAAAATCAGCGAAGCATTGTTAAAAGTTGCGGAAGAACATGGCACTGAGTCTGTCACTGCTATTGCCATAGCTTATGTTCGGTCTAAAGCGAAACATGTTTTCCCATTAGTGGGAGGAAGAAAGATCGAACATCTCAAACAGAACATTGAGGCTTTGAGCATTAAATTAACACCAGAACAAATAAAGTACTTAGAAAGTATTGTTCCTTTTGATGTCGGATTTCCCACTAATTTTATTGGAGATGACCCAGCTGTTACCAAGAAACCTTCATTTCTCACCGAAATGTCTGCCAAGATTAGCTTCGAAGATTAG
- the THI11 gene encoding 4-amino-5-hydroxymethyl-2-methylpyrimidine phosphate synthase (Protein involved in synthesis of the thiamine precursor HMP; member of a subtelomeric gene family including THI5, THI11, THI12, and THI13; hydroxymethylpyrimidine is also known as HMP), whose amino-acid sequence MSTDKITFLLNWQPTPYHIPIFLAQTKGYFKEQGLDIAILEPTNPSDVTELIGSGKVDMGLKAMIHTLAAKARGFPVTSVASLLDEPFTGVLYLKGSGITEDFQSLKGKKIGYVGEFGKIQIDELTKHYGMKPEDYTAVRCGMNVAKYIIEDKIDAGIGIECMQQVELEEYLAKQGRPASDAKMLRIDKLACLGCCCFCTVLYICNDEFLKKNPEKVRKFLKAIKKATDYVLADPVKAWKEYIDFKPQLNNDLSYKQYQRCYAYFSSSLYNVHRDWKKVTGYGKRLAILPPDYVSNYTNEYLSWPEPEEVSDPLEAQRLMAIHQEKCRQEGTFKRLALPA is encoded by the coding sequence ATGTCTACAGACAAGATCACATTTTTGTTGAACTGGCAACCAACCCCATACCATATTCCAATTTTCTTGGCTCAAACCAAAGGTTACTTCAAGGAGCAAGGTCTAGACATTGCCATCCTAGAACCAACCAATCCTTCGGATGTCACTGAGTTAATTGGATCTGGTAAGGTCGACATGGGTTTGAAAGCCATGATCCACACCTTGGCTGCCAAGGCCCGTGGTTTCCCAGTGACCTCTGTTGCCTCTTTGTTGGACGAACCATTCACCGGTGTCTTGTACTTAAAGGGCAGTGGTATCACTGAAGACTTCCAGTCCCTAAAGGGTAAGAAGATCGGTTACGTTGGTGAATTCGGTAAGATCCAAATCGATGAATTGACCAAGCACTACGGTATGAAGCCAGAAGACTACACTGCTGTCAGATGTGGTATGAATGTCGCCAAGTACATCATCGAAGATAAGATTGATGCTGGTATTGGTATCGAATGTATGCAACAAGTCGAATTGGAAGAGTACTTGGCCAAGCAAGGCAGACCAGCTTCTGATGCTAAAATGTTGAGAATTGACAAGTTGGCTTGCTTGGGTTGCTGTTGTTTCTGTACCGTTCTTTACATCTGCAAcgatgaatttttgaagaaaaaccCTGAAAAGGTCAGAAAGTTCTTGAAAGCCATCAAGAAGGCAACCGACTACGTTCTAGCCGACCCTGTGAAGGCTTGGAAAGAATACATCGACTTCAAGCCTCAATTGAACAACGATCTATCATACAAGCAATACCAAAGATGTTACGCTTACTTCTCTTCATCTTTGTACAATGTTCACCGTGACTGGAAGAAGGTTACCGGTTACGGTAAGAGATTAGCCATTCTGCCACCAGACTATGTCTCGAACTACACTAATGAATACTTGTCCTGGCCAGAACCAGAAGAGGTTTCTGATCCTTTGGAAGCTCAAAGATTGATGGCTattcatcaagaaaaatgcaGACAGGAAGGTACTTTCAAGAGATTGGCTCTTCCAGCTTAA
- the HXT16 gene encoding hexose transporter HXT16 (Putative transmembrane polyol transporter; supports growth on and uptake of sorbitol with moderate affinity and mannitol with lower affinity when overexpressed in a strain deleted for hexose family members; minor hexose transport activity when overexpressed in a similar strain; similarity to hexose transporters; expression is repressed by high levels of glucose): MASEQSSPEINADNLNSSAADVHVQPPGEKEWSDGFYDKEVINGNTPDAPKRGFLGYLIIYLLCYPVSFGGFLPGWDSGITAGFINMDNFKMNFGSYKHSTGEYYLSNVRMGLLVAMFSVGCSIGGVAFARLADTLGRRLAIVIVVLVYMVGAIIQISSNHKWYQYFVGKIIYGLGAGGCSVLCPMLLSEIAPTDLRGGLVSLYQLNMTFGIFLGYCSVYGTRKYSNTAQWRIPVGLCFLWALIIIVGMLLVPESPRYLIECERHEEACVSIAKIDKVSPEDPWVLKQADEINAGVLAQRELGEASWKELFSVKTKVLQRLITGILVQTFLQLTGENYFFFYGTTIFKSVGLTDGFETSIVLGTVNFFSTIIAVMVVDKIGRRKCLLFGAASMMACMVIFASIGVKCLYPHGQDGPSSKGAGNAMIVFTCFYIFCFATTWAPVAYIVVAESFPSKVKSKAMSISTAFNWLWQFLIGFFTPFITGSIHFYYGYVFVGCLVAMFLYVFFFLPETIGLSLEETQLLYEEGIKPWKSASWVPPSRRGASSRETEAKKKSWKEVLKFPKSFN; the protein is encoded by the coding sequence atggcaagcGAACAGTCCTCACCAGAAATTAATGCAGATAATCTAAACAGTAGTGCAGCTGACGTTCATGTACAGCCACCCGGAGAGAAAGAATGGTCAGACGGGTTTTATGACAAAGAAGTCATTAATGGAAATACGCCAGACGCACCGAAGAGAGGCTTTTTAGGTTACCTTATTATCTACTTACTATGCTATCCTGTATCCTTTGGCGGTTTTTTACCTGGTTGGGATAGTGGTATTACTGCAGGCTTCATCAATATGGATAACTTtaaaatgaattttggttCTTACAAGCACAGTACTGGTGAGTATTATTTGAGCAACGTGCGTATGGGTCTTCTCGTGGCCATGTTCAGTGTAGGATGTTCCATTGGCGGTGTTGCTTTTGCGAGACTTGCTGATACTTTAGGTAGAAGGCTAGCAATTGTAATCGTGGTTTTGGTATATATGGTTGGTGCAATTATTCAGATCAGTTCGAATCACAAATGGTACCAATACTTTGTCGGTAAGATCATCTACGGTCTTGGTGCTGGTGGCTGTTCGGTGTTGTGTCCAATGCTTTTATCTGAAATAGCCCCCACAGATTTGAGAGGTGGACTTGTCTCATTGTACCAACTTAACATGACCTTCGGTATTTTCTTGGGTTATTGTAGCGTTTATGGAACAAGGAAGTATAGTAATACTGCGCAATGGAGGATTCCTGTGGGACTATGCTTTCTGTGGGCTCTAATTATCATCGTTGGCATGTTATTAGTTCCAGAGTCCCCAAGATATCTGATTGAATGTGAGAGACATGAAGAGGCCTGTGTCTCCATCGCCAAGATCGACAAGGTTTCACCAGAGGATCCATGGGTACTCAAACAGGCTGATGAAATCAACGCCGGTGTCCTTGCCCAAAGAGAACTAGGGGAAGCCTCATGGAAAGAACTTTTCTCCGTCAAAACAAAAGTCCTTCAACGTTTGATCACAGGTATTCTTGTGCAAACCTTTTTGCAACTTACTGGTGAAAActacttcttcttctacgGAACtaccattttcaaatcagTTGGGCTTACTGATGGGTTTGAGACTTCGATCGTCCTAGGTACAGTGAATTTCTTCTCCACTATTATTGCTGTTATGGTCGTAGACAAAATAGGCCGTCGTAAATGTCTGTTATTCGGAGCGGCTTCAATGATGGCTTGTATGGTCATATTTGCAAGTATCGGGGTAAAATGTCTTTACCCTCATGGCCAGGATGGTCCATCCTCGAAAGGTGCAGGTAATGCCATGATTGTGTTCACATGCTTCTATATATTCTGCTTTGCAACGACATGGGCCCCTGTTGCTTATATTGTGGTTGCCGAGTCATTCCCTTCGAAGGTCAAATCTAAAGCAATGTCAATTTCGACTGCATTCAACTGGTTATGGCAATTCTTGATTGGTTTTTTCACACCATTCATTACTGGGTCTATCCACTTCTATTATGGTTATGTGTTCGTAGGTTGTTTGGTTGCTATGTTTTTGTacgttttcttctttttaccaGAAACAATTGGTCTATCTTTGGAGGAAACCCAGTTACTATATGAAGAAGGTATAAAACCATGGAAATCTGCATCTTGGGTACCACCCTCAAGGAGAGGAGCTTCTTCCAGGGAAACTGAGGCTAAGAAGAAAAGCTGGAAAGAAGTTTTGAAGTTCCCAAAGAGTTTTAATTGA
- the SOR1 gene encoding L-iditol 2-dehydrogenase SOR1 (Sorbitol dehydrogenase; protein sequence is 99% identical to the Sor2p sorbitol dehydrogenase; expression is induced in the presence of sorbitol or xylose) produces the protein MSQNSNPAVVLEKVGDIAIEQRPIPTIKDPHYVKLAIKATGICGSDIHYYRSGGIGKYILKAPMVLGHESSGQVVEVGDAVTRVKVGDRVAIEPGVPSRYSDETKEGRYNLCPHMAFAATPPIDGTLVKYYLSPEDFLVKLPEGVSYEEGACVEPLSVGVHSNKLAGVRFGTKVVVFGAGPVGLLTGAVARAFGATDVIFVDVFDNKLQRAKDFGATNTFNSSQFSTDKAQDLADGVQKLLGGNHADVVFECSGADVCIDAAVKTTKVGGTMVQVGMGKNYTNFPIAEVSGKEMKLIGCFRYSFGDYRDAVNLVATGKVNVKPLITHKFKFEDAAKAYDYNIAHGGEVVKTIIFGPE, from the coding sequence atgtctCAAAATAGTAACCCTGCAGTAGTTCTAGAGAAAGTCGGCGATATTGCCATCGAGCAAAGACCAATCCCTACCATTAAGGACCCCCATTATGTCAAGTTAGCTATTAAAGCCACTGGTATCTGCGGCTCTGATATTCATTATTATAGAAGCGGTGGTATTGGTAAGTACATATTGAAGGCGCCAATGGTTTTAGGTCATGAATCAAGCGGACAGGTTGTGGAAGTTGGTGATGCCGTCACAAGGGTCAAAGTTGGTGACCGTGTTGCTATTGAACCTGGTGTTCCTAGCCGTTACTCTGATGAGACCAAAGAAGGGAGGTATAACCTTTGCCCACATATGGCATTTGCTGCAACTCCTCCAATTGATGGTACTCTTGTGAAGTACTATTTATCTCCAGAAGATTTCCTTGTGAAATTGCCAGAAGGCGTCAGTTATGAAGAGGGCGCTTGTGTCGAACCCTTATCAGTCGGTGTACACTCTAATAAATTGGCTGGGGTCCGCTTTGGTACCAAAGTTGTTGTATTTGGTGCAGGTCCTGTGGGGCTTTTAACTGGCGCAGTCGCCCGCGCTTTTGGTGCCACCGACGTCATTTTCGTCGATGTATTCGACAACAAGCTACAGAGAGCAAAAGATTTCGGAGCCACAAACACTTTCAATTCTTCCCAGTTTTCCACCGATAAAGCCCAAGACTTGGCCGATGGGGTCCAAAAGCTTTTGGGCGGAAATCACGCAGATGTGGTGTTTGAGTGTTCAGGTGCTGATGTTTGCATTGATGCCGCTGTCAAAACAACTAAGGTTGGAGGTACCATGGTGCAAGTCGGTATGGGTAAAAACTACACTAATTTTCCAATTGCTGAAGTTAGTGGAAAGGAAATGAAATTGATTGGATGTTTCCGTTATTCATTCGGTGATTATCGTGACGCTGTGAACTTGGTTGCCACAGGAAAAGTCAATGTCAAGCCATTGATAACCCAcaaatttaaatttgaagatgcAGCCAAGGCTTACGACTACAACATTGCCCATGGTGGAGAGGTAGTCAAGACTATTATCTTTGGTCCTGAATGA